A segment of the Pseudoalteromonas sp. DL-6 genome:
GAAGACCTAAAAGCGAAAGCTGAAGAAGTCTCTGAAAATCTATCATGTGCCATGATAACGTACCCATCTACCCACGGTGTATACGAAGAAACGATTCGTGAGTTATGTGAAATTGTACACCAGCACGGTGGCCAAGTTTACATGGATGGCGCAAACATGAACGCGCAAGTAGGTGTTACTAGCCCAGGCTTTATTGGCTCAGACGTATCGCATTTAAACTTACATAAAACCTTTTGTATTCCACACGGTGGCGGCGGCCCAGGTGTAGGCCCAATAGGTGTTAAATCGCACCTTGCGCCATTTATGCCAAACCACAGCGTAATTAACGTACCAGGTACTAACGCTGGCAACGGCGCGGTATCGGCAGCGCCTTACGGCTCTGCAGCTATTTTACCTATTTCATGGGCTTACATTGCCATGATGGGCTCTGAGGGCTTAAAACAAGCGACAGAAATGGCGATTGTAAATGCTAACTACTTAAGCAATGAGCTTAGCAAGCACTTCCCAATTTTATACCGTGGCCGTAACAATCGCGTTGCCCACGAATGTATTATTGACCTACGCCCATTAAAAGAAGCCTCAGGCATTACTGAAATGGACGTTGCTAAGCGCTTACAAGATTATGGTTTCCACTCACCAACAATGTCGTTCCCAGTAGCGGGCACATTAATGATTGAGCCAACTGAATCTGAGTCTAAGGGCGAGATTGACCGCTTTATTGAAGCGATGGTATCTATTAAAGGTGAAATTGATAAAATCATTTCTGGTGAATGGTCTATCGAAAACAACCCATTGGTATTTGCACCACACACGCAAGCTGATGTGTTAGGTAATGAGTGGGACCGTGCGTATGACCGTTTTTACGCTGCCTTCCCAGTACCAGCAGTAGCTAAAGACAAGTTCTGGCCAACCGTTACACGTATCGATGATGTATACGGCGACCGTAATTTAGTATGTGCATGTCCTCCGATTGAGACATACCGCGACTAATTTTTTGAAAAAATTTCCATTGTAGAGTGGGATTTATCAAAATTATAAAAGCCGTTGCAGCAATGCAGCGGCTTTTTTGTGCGTGGTGATTAACGTTAATTGTATAAATGTAGGTTGGATAGAGTGAAACGAAGCCCAACAAATCACAAATATACTTACTAGCTCAAAAACCAAGAGTGTGTGTTATTTATTGTAGGCGCACAGCTTGCTTACGCGCTGCCTTAGCCTGAGTAGATGCTTGAAATTACTATTACAGGTAAAGTTGATGCGTTTCGTGCTTCTAGAAATTAGAAACCTTATTCAAGGTTTTGTCGCGCTGGCGACGGCAGCCAAAGAGGGACTGCCGCTGACCCCTCTCTGGACACTCTCAGCGCACCCGAGCATCACGCTCAATCCTTCAAACCACAATTGATGTGAACGTAAACGGCGAAGATAGGCCATCCATGGCCTAGTTTCGCCTTATCGCGCATCCATGCGCGACATTACTCATCAATTGCTTATTTTCAGGGCGTGATGACGGGGGAGGGTGTTAAACGTGAGATTGGTGTTTTGTCTTGGCAAAATGCAAGATCTGAGATAATAGATTTTTAATTTTTTATTAAAAACCTATTAGATAAAGAATTCGTGCTCTAGCCAATTATCTGGGAAGCCCATAGGAAACAACGGAATTTCAGGATGCAATAAGATCAAAGCTTTCACTTTGTTATTCCATTGACTATCAGGGCTAATCTGTTTCATTAAATATGCTAACATTAGTATGATCATGTAGATACGTCGATTTGGTTGAATTTTGCTAGGTTCTAATCTACCAGGTAATTGCCAAATGACACCACGGGGTACTTTAGGTTGGATAGCTAATTCTCTATTCCAGAGACGGCTATGGTGCGCGCAACAATTTCTTATGAAATTTAAAGTATGTAGCCAACTTTCAAATACTTCTTGAGGCAACTCAAACCTTTTTGCAATTTCTTTTCTATCTATATCTTTTGCAAGCCCTCTATAAAGATGTGAAATACTCCCAAAGGTTAGCTCTTCAGCCATCGCCCACCCAGGCATCAATCTAGGCTTATCATATGAATAATGGTAAAAGCGGGGATAGTTCTCTCTAACCCTTTTTTCTATACGTTCTTGCTTTATTTCATCATTAGCTGAGTTACGTTCAATTTTCTTAATATCTCTTTGGAGAGCATTAAATTCTTTTGTTTGCTTATCCTCAACTTCTTTTAGTAAGCGTTTATGCTGGTAAGTTCTTTTGAATAGACTTTCATTTAAGTACCAGTGAGAGCCACTGCACTCATCAGTCTCAGTTTGATACTTTATGCCCATCACATTATTAAGAGTGGCTCTGATGGCTACTTCAACTCTCTCTACAGCATCCATAATAAGAAGCCTTAGCTCCCTATCAAAAGCATACAGATCAACTATTTTTTTAAACTCAACCCCGTCTTTGAATTGGTGTTCAATTTCTTGTCTTTCTTTAGGTTGTTGGAAAGGTCGCATATACGCACTAAGGCGAAAAAAGCTGATTACTTCTAAGTATTTTTCTGCTCGGTCAGGCTGTAGAATATGTAGACCGCGACTTTGTAAAAGGGTTATTTGTTCGTTTACAGTGATGGCTGGTTTATTGAATTGAGTCATTATGCCTTCTTAATATTAGTAATAAGCAGACATAAAAAAGCCCGCGCAATTTGAGCATTCAAAAGAGGCTTGGCGGGCGTGTTGTTGACAATACTAGCCATAAGAGATCGCTCCGTCAATATATTTTAATAAAAACACGTTTTAGTAATTAACTCATAAAGAGTAAAAACAAACAAGGTATCTATAATTAAAAACCTTATTCAAGATTTTGTCGCGCTGGCGACAGCAGTCAAAGAGGGACTGCCGCTGGCCGGTCTCTGGACTTGGTAAGATTCTTTTAAAATCATATTTTTGTTCTTTAGTTATTTTTAAAGTGAATGATGTATAAAGAAGTTGCTAAATTAATCTAGCCATAAGTATATTGTAGTGGCATAGTTGGTTTGGCCACCCATTAGAAAGTTCCGGTCAAGCAGGTTGCTGTGCTTTCTTGATCTTTTTATTCAAAAGCTAAGTGTTCTTATTATTTAAATTCGAACCAAAGGGGGTCAAATCTTGACTTCAGACATTAAAAATAGATAAATCAGAATGGGTGTCATTATAATTATCTTAAATTTTAATTGCCTCACTCGGCGTGGTTGATAACCCACTAAAATATTTCATTATTAATTTCCCTTGGCTGTTTTTTTCAATGACTAAATAGTTATTTGAATTAGGGTAATAAAAACTATTTTTAGACATGGGGATTAGCTTTATTTTATTTCCACCAGTGCGCTGAGAATATAAAACATCATTTTCATAAATTAGGCTGCGAGAAGTATTTTTATTAATACGGTAATCGCCTAAAACGGGTGATAGTTGCTCCGCTGTTACATTTACGCTTTTAAATTTTGGTAGTTCTATACCTAGTACTTTAGCTGTGAGTTTTTCGTTTATAAAAATAGGGTTTATATGGTTTGAATTAGCGAGTACGGCTACGTATAGTTTTTGTTCGGGTATATAGCGTGCATGTGCTAAAAAGCCATTTATTCCACCGGTGTGCTTAATTACCGTATAGTCATTAAAAGGCTTAACAATTAGGCCGTAACCATAGGATGAAAAGCTGCCGTTGTTGAGTTTAAAAGGGCTGACCATCTTCTCATAACTTGCTTTACTAATAAGCTTGCCAGACGATAATGCACTAAACCAAATATTTAAGTCAGTTGGAGTAGATATAAGGGCCCCTGCGGCATAGGGCCAATCCATATTAATATAACTTGTGTTTATAAAGCCTTGCGCTGTTTGTTCATATCCAGCTGCGCGGTGAGGAATAAGCTCTTGCCCTTCGTAGCTACTTTGTGTCATCCCCAGTTTTTTAAAAATATTTTGTTCAACGAACTCTTTATAAGATTGCCCACTTGCTACTTCAACTATTTTACCAAGTAGTGAATAACCTGTATTTGAATAAGCCATTGCTTCGCCTGGTTTAAAAACCATAGGGTGCTTGGCAAAACGCGCTAGCGTGTCGTCAACGCTTGCAGGTACTTGTATTTCTTTATCGAATAGGTCGTCGTCATCGGTATAATTTGCTATTCCCGATGTGTGGGTCAGTAAGTTTTCTATTGTGACGAGGTTACCCTCAGTAGGAAAGCTTGGAACATACTTATGAATATTGTCAGAGGTTAATAATTTACCTTGCTCTTGCAGCATCATAATTGCAGCAGCGGTAAACTGTTTTGAAATAGAGCCTAATCGTAAAACACTTTGATTGGTAAGTGGAATGTTGTGTTCAAGGTTGGCAAGCCCTCGGGTTCCTTTAAAAACAGTTTTTTCATTTTTACTTATTATCACCGACACACCAGGCTCACTGGCTGAAAGGGTATCATTAAGGATTTGCTGGTACTGTAAAGCTGTAGGCTCTGCTTTAGCTTGGTTGGGTATTAATAGAGTAAGAGCTAATAAGCAGCTCGTGTAAAATGGCTTTATCATGTTCATCCTTTAATTTTTATATCAAGTTCGCTAATGAGCTGGCGTTCCTTGCGCTTTATAGTGAGTTAATATTGCACAGCTAAAAAGTAAACACAATTAATGACGTTATTAAGTGCTTAGTACTGATTAATAAGTACAATAGTTAAAATTTATTTATTTTAATTTTATATTTATAAGGAAGTTGTTTATATGAGTGATGTAACGCCATTTTTATATATTGCTGTTATGGCTTTTTATTTTTTACACAAAAACGAAGAAGGTAAAATACTAGTACCGATTGTTGCTTTTGCAGCAATACCGTTATTTAGTAACGATTACTGGCTGTGGTTTAAGGTGAGTATAGGGCTGAGCATCTATGTTTTAATGGTAGAAAAAGCTAAAGCCGGATATACAGGAGGTGGAGCCGTTTCAGTATTCGCTATGCTTTTTGTAGGGGCTTATATAGTCAGTATTGTTATCAATACAGTCATATCCGTAACGGCTAATGGAATTTTTTAACTATGTACCCATAAAAACCAAATGGTCACCCATTAGAAGGTTACGGTCAAGTCGGCGTGTTTATCTTTGGCTAAGAGAGCGTACAGGAAGTTTGGTATTTCCTATTTTGGCCCATAATAGTGTTAATTTTGTTGGGCAGCTAATCTAATTAAAAGTTTAATTTAAGAGAGGAAAACCTTGTGTAAGTTTTTACCTCTTCACCGGCAGCAGCCAAAAGGGCTCGTTTGCAGGTGACCACAAGTCATTCATGCCTGCAATTTGAGCTCCTTTTATTACCTATGCTTTTAGTGCTTTGTACTGCTAAATTAGCTTTCGAACACTACTCAGCTTGAAAGCATGAGAAGCCCAGTACTTACACTTTAAACTGTTGTACCAATTTTAATAAGTTATTGCCTAGTATTGCCATTTCGTTACTTGCTGTTGATGTTTGCTCAGTTGCAGCTGATGATTGCTCTGTTACTTGTTTAATATTAACAACGTTGCGGCTGATCTCATCTGCAACCACGGCCTGTTGCTCAGCGGCTGAGGCTATTTGCGCGTTCATATCATTAATTGCGCTGCTGTAGTCATTGATTGTTCGCAGGGTTTCACCTGTTTTACTCACTTTTTCAACAACTAAGTCTGTTTGTTGTTGGCTTTTGGTCATTACCTCAATGGCGGTTAATATTCCGGATTGAAACTTATCGATCATTTGTTCTATGTTGGCGGCTGACTCTTTAGTTCGTTGTGCTAAGGTTCTTACTTCATCAGCAACTACTGCAAAACCTCGGCCTTGCTCACCCGCTCTTGCGGCTTCAATGGCGGCATTTAATGCCAATAAGTTTGTTTGTTCAGATACGCCTTTAATAACATCTAATATGGTACTTATATTTTCGCTGTCGGCTTGTAGCTTTTCAATTGCAGAAGCAGATTGATTAATTTCTTTAGTAAGGTTATCAACCGCGTGAACTGTTTCGTTCACCATGCTTTCACCGGCTTTAGCATTACTATTTGAATCACTTGCTGAACTGGTGGCATTTTCTGCGCTATTTGCAACGTCTTGAATTGTTGCATTCATTTGCGTCATGGCGGTGGCAACTTGTTGCGTTTCATCATGCAGCTTTTTAACTGCTGCACTGGTGGTGTTACTAACTATTGAAAGCTCTTCGGAAGTTGATGCAACCTGAGTGGTTTCAGATGCCACTGAGGTTATTGTGGTGCGAATTTTAGCAACAAATTTATTAAATGCGCGGGCAACGTCGCCGGTTTCATCTTTTGATGAATCGTCGACTGTTACGGTTAAATCACCTTCGCCATCGGCAATATCGTTCATTCTATGTGAAAGGCGATTAAGTGCGCTGGTAATTTTCGAAGAGATAAAAATGGCAATAACAATACCTGCGATTAAGCCTATAAGGGTAATTACAAGCATTAAGCTATATGCAGAGGAGTGCCGTGCTTGAGCTTCTAACTCGTCATTTGCCATATCTTGTTCGATTGCATTTACTAAATTAGCCATTTGAGAAATGGCTAAATCGTTTAGCCTCCTGCCTTCATTTTTAGATAAAGCTATTGCTTTGTCGTTTAAATCAGCTCTTGCTAGATCACGAATTTGAAGATTTACCTCAATATATTCATCCCATGTCGCGGCAAATTCATCGAGTAAACGTTTGCCGTTGTCATTGACTAAATTGCGAAGAGTTGCACGTCGCTCTAGCATTTCATCTCGCGTTTGAGCTATGAAGTCGGCGTATTCATCCATGGCTGCTTTTGAGTCTGCCAAAATTATATTTTTTTCAGCTCGAGATACAGCTAAAGCGCCTTGATTGACTCTAGCTGCCAGTTTTACTTTTTCAGCTGAAACATTAATTATTTTACTCATCTGATCATTCATTATGGAGAGGTTATATATACCGATCCCAGCAGTAACAATTAACATAATGATAATTAAACTAAAACTTGCTAATAATTTTGCTTTAATTGAAGTGAAACCAATTTGATTTAAATGTGAGGACATTTTTAAATTCCTTTTGGCAGTCTATTTATCGACTTGTATCTTTGAAAAATAACAGGCTCGTTGTAGCACCACTAATTAATAAAGAGTAGAACAAAAACTTAATAAATAAAGGTTAGTTTTTAATCGATTAGTTAAAGCCTATGGAAAACGTTGACGGAATGTACTGCCTATACAGAACGCTATACTTATTATTTCTGGCAAGGTTTGAAAAACAACTGTAACAGGGGGGGGAGTCATATTACTTTACTAAAACCTAATTAAGCTTAGGTTTCTATTTCTAGCAAGCCCTGAATATAAGCGAGCTCTTCGCTAAAAACGCCACAAAAAAATGCACTTTGTTCAACGCTTACTGCTTCATCAGATTGGGCTTTGTAGCTTTGCTGGCATCTGACAAGTTCATTGGCTAACCATTGGCATACATTATTTGCTGCGCTTATGGCTGCTTTTAAAAAAGAGGGCCATTTTATTTTTTGTAAATTAAAGCGATAGAGCATTACGGCGATATCGCTATAGGCTTTGTGCTCAAGTGATGGTGGGTTATCACTCTTTAAATTAGCACTGTTTAACAGTTTACTCTTGAATAGTGCTTGTTGCAGTGCGACTTGCTGTGAATTGCTTAATAAAGTCGTTGTCATAATACGTGATTAGCCTTGGTTACAATGAAAAATAGCATTTAGTATTAAAGGCTAAGCAAGGCGTTTTATGACTCAAGCAGCACCAAAAAATGCAGCAACAGTGATAACAAAATTGGCCTGACTCTTTACTGAATTTATAAAATACAAGTGTAATTGGGTTGGGTAGTTTCGAAGAATAAAGTTAAAGATATTGTTCTTCTCTAAAATGAATTTTATTCAAAACTGCGTTATTATTTAAATACTTTGATCAACTGCTGAGATCACCTTGAATTACTTAGCCCACCTTTATTTAGCACAGCCTACGGCTGATTCTCACTTTGGCAATTTGTTGGGAGATTTTGGTGGTCAAAGGCAGTTAACGCATATACCTAAAAGCGTTAAAAGTGCGCTAGATAATCATTATTTAGTGGATAAATTTACAGACGCACATCCTTTAGTTAAAGAAGCAAAACAGCTTTTTTCACCTAAGCGAAGGCGCTTTGCAGGCGTGGCTGTTGATGTGGTGTTTGATCATTTTCTTATTGCGCATTGGCGGCAGTTTAATAACCAATCATTAATTGATTTTAAGCACACCAGTTATGGGCTTTTGGATAAGCGTATACCGGTAATGCCTACACGAATGCAACGTGTGGTAACTAGTATGACGCAAAACGATTGGTTTAAAGAGTACGAAAGCGTTGATGGAGTGGGGCTGGCGCTTGATAATATTGCTAAACGAATTCGCTTTACTAATACTTTTTCTGGCGCTGCTGAAGATATATCTCGCCATTACAATGAGCTAGATGGGCTTTTTTTGGCGTTTTTCCCAGAGCTAATTAAGCACGTTAATGAGTTTAATGTGGAAAGCACACCAAAGTAGAGTGCGCTTTCACTATAAGTGGTTTAGTCGTTCGGCCCTTTTAAGGTAAACACTAAATGTTTACGCATATCTTTTAAAATCACGCCTTTTTTAAGCATGGCAGCGCTTAAACGCTTTTGCCATTTTAATAAATCAGGCTCTGCAGCAGTTAATGCTTGTTGGTTTTCAAACTGAAAACACATCAGTAAAGAGCCTGGAAATAAATGATATTCCACATCAAACCAGCATTGCAGCATGCCTGGGATTTCAGCCCGGCCTTGCGCTTCTATTTTATCAGCAACATTGAGGACGAGTGCTTGTTGTTTTACTTGCACAGCAGATAGTTTTTTCATAGGAGATGATCCAATTTAGAGGCTAATAAACACAGCCAAGATAGGTCATTATACCTAAGCTTGTAGGAAGCTAACAACGTTAACCTAGGTTTTAGCTACATAGAGAGTGAATTAATAAGGTGCGAGGCTTTTGAGTTTTCACTCCTCATTAAACCTCTTAATTTATTAGTCATTAATTTTTTTCTGAGTGTATTTTGTCATGTGGATTCAATCTGCTTTGATAAAAACAAGTTAGTAACGTCTGCGACTTTGATTAACGACTCTTTATCAGTATGGCTCCAAGTGATCTTTGAGCCTACACTTTCACAACAAATAACACCTAACGGTTTGTTATCAAGTATATAAATGTAATCAAGTAAAGAGTATATATCGAGTGGCTCAAAGTAAGAGCTAGTGAACTGCTTAGTTACGTCGTTGTTTCTAGCATCCGAGGCGTCGAGTACTTGGTTGGTTAAAATATAATTGAAATAAGCAGGTGAGTCTTCTGCAGTTAAAACAGTGCCATTGGACACGTCATTATTTTCATCAAGGCAAATTAGGCAATTTAATGCACTGTATTCTTTATTAAATAGCCACAGGCTGACTCGATTTGCACCGGGAATGAGTGCTTTTAACTCTTTGCATATTTGGTTTAGCTTCCTGTTACTAGAAATATTAGGATCGCTAATTTTTACTGCTAAGTTCTTTAGGTTAAGGTTTCTAGGGTTATAAACATTGAGTAAGCTATTGAGCCTAGCTTTATCAAACGGTTTAGTTAAGTAGCCATCCATACCAATATCTAAATAATGCTCAATGTCTTGTTTTAAGGTATTTGCTGTCATAGCTATAATTGGAACGGTTTTACCTGTAGGAAGCAATCTAATAGCCTGAGTAGCTTTTATCCCATCCATTTCAGGCATTTGTATATCCATGAAAATTAAGTCTACAGGGTG
Coding sequences within it:
- a CDS encoding Abi family protein translates to MTQFNKPAITVNEQITLLQSRGLHILQPDRAEKYLEVISFFRLSAYMRPFQQPKERQEIEHQFKDGVEFKKIVDLYAFDRELRLLIMDAVERVEVAIRATLNNVMGIKYQTETDECSGSHWYLNESLFKRTYQHKRLLKEVEDKQTKEFNALQRDIKKIERNSANDEIKQERIEKRVRENYPRFYHYSYDKPRLMPGWAMAEELTFGSISHLYRGLAKDIDRKEIAKRFELPQEVFESWLHTLNFIRNCCAHHSRLWNRELAIQPKVPRGVIWQLPGRLEPSKIQPNRRIYMIILMLAYLMKQISPDSQWNNKVKALILLHPEIPLFPMGFPDNWLEHEFFI
- a CDS encoding serine hydrolase domain-containing protein — encoded protein: MIKPFYTSCLLALTLLIPNQAKAEPTALQYQQILNDTLSASEPGVSVIISKNEKTVFKGTRGLANLEHNIPLTNQSVLRLGSISKQFTAAAIMMLQEQGKLLTSDNIHKYVPSFPTEGNLVTIENLLTHTSGIANYTDDDDLFDKEIQVPASVDDTLARFAKHPMVFKPGEAMAYSNTGYSLLGKIVEVASGQSYKEFVEQNIFKKLGMTQSSYEGQELIPHRAAGYEQTAQGFINTSYINMDWPYAAGALISTPTDLNIWFSALSSGKLISKASYEKMVSPFKLNNGSFSSYGYGLIVKPFNDYTVIKHTGGINGFLAHARYIPEQKLYVAVLANSNHINPIFINEKLTAKVLGIELPKFKSVNVTAEQLSPVLGDYRINKNTSRSLIYENDVLYSQRTGGNKIKLIPMSKNSFYYPNSNNYLVIEKNSQGKLIMKYFSGLSTTPSEAIKI
- a CDS encoding methyl-accepting chemotaxis protein — protein: MSSHLNQIGFTSIKAKLLASFSLIIIMLIVTAGIGIYNLSIMNDQMSKIINVSAEKVKLAARVNQGALAVSRAEKNIILADSKAAMDEYADFIAQTRDEMLERRATLRNLVNDNGKRLLDEFAATWDEYIEVNLQIRDLARADLNDKAIALSKNEGRRLNDLAISQMANLVNAIEQDMANDELEAQARHSSAYSLMLVITLIGLIAGIVIAIFISSKITSALNRLSHRMNDIADGEGDLTVTVDDSSKDETGDVARAFNKFVAKIRTTITSVASETTQVASTSEELSIVSNTTSAAVKKLHDETQQVATAMTQMNATIQDVANSAENATSSASDSNSNAKAGESMVNETVHAVDNLTKEINQSASAIEKLQADSENISTILDVIKGVSEQTNLLALNAAIEAARAGEQGRGFAVVADEVRTLAQRTKESAANIEQMIDKFQSGILTAIEVMTKSQQQTDLVVEKVSKTGETLRTINDYSSAINDMNAQIASAAEQQAVVADEISRNVVNIKQVTEQSSAATEQTSTASNEMAILGNNLLKLVQQFKV
- a CDS encoding ACP phosphodiesterase, with product MNYLAHLYLAQPTADSHFGNLLGDFGGQRQLTHIPKSVKSALDNHYLVDKFTDAHPLVKEAKQLFSPKRRRFAGVAVDVVFDHFLIAHWRQFNNQSLIDFKHTSYGLLDKRIPVMPTRMQRVVTSMTQNDWFKEYESVDGVGLALDNIAKRIRFTNTFSGAAEDISRHYNELDGLFLAFFPELIKHVNEFNVESTPK